The Haloferax sp. Atlit-12N genome includes the window CGAGTAACACGGGCAATGTGTCGGGCGAAAGATCTCGACGCGACGAGAGACGCGATACGGCTATTCTCTGGGTTTGCACGGACACCGTACGACGTAGCCCACGCAATCGGGCGAGTGTTGTCTCAAGAAGCGACACCGAGAGAGATTCGGAGTAGCGAAGTACGGCTTTCACTCGCGAGTCTCCCGTCGAAGCGTCTCTTAGAGGACGCAACCCCCACGGTTCGGGCGATGATTAGTACGTTGCTCGCGACGAATCTGAGCCTTAGCAAGACAGAGTTAGCCGAGAAAGCGGGAATCTCGACGCAGTCGGTTCGGAACCACTTACCGACACTTGTAGCAATGGGCGTAGTCGACGAGACC containing:
- a CDS encoding winged helix-turn-helix transcriptional regulator, producing MISTLLATNLSLSKTELAEKAGISTQSVRNHLPTLVAMGVVDET